One genomic segment of Burkholderia multivorans ATCC BAA-247 includes these proteins:
- a CDS encoding DUF748 domain-containing protein, whose translation MASPDKEIPSTTLHALGGVARSRRTRRIGLGILIFLVLFGLLGFFAAPPLIRHIAEQQLSKQLDRPATIRRIALNPYTLNLEADSIHVGEHGGQGDFIDIAKLVVRPSWTSLFRGAPIVNEIRLDSPRFRIVRYDAQRFNFTDLIEKFSTPSKPDSKPTLFSVSNIQINNGRIDFDDRLLNEKHVVDEWTLGVPYIATLPSKTDIFVEPKLRMRFDGSPIAIDGKTKPFAQSRESEIALKFDRLDVPKLISYVPAKLPVAVTSGLLSSDLSVNFVMSGDTPALRVSGTVDLTDAKVTGPASEPLFAARGVHVAAAGLEPLRNAMHFDEIRLDRPVIDLSRDKQGVLNVEKLAGSPAAAPKAASAAANGASRAAAAAASTPAASGAQAADTKTPPLDLTIRHVAIGGGTVNLDDRVPATPTALALTKLAATLDGFALQRKTPAKYTLSTSLSRGGDLKAEGTVDVAAKQVDTKLVVDALALAPLQPYLGEATRARVLDGALGATINAKADWGKTPLDAQVADSELSLKSLKLATPDAKAPAIVLPDARAKIAKVDVAARTAEIASVDAHGLALDVKRLKNGNIDLAAFASPAQPAVPQRTVARKAQAAAPSWHYRIDALNVKEASANFTDLSTPRPVKLAIKPLDLSVQKLGDDMTKPLPVQLKATLNRKGSLNVTGDVTAQPLKIALKIDGNRVDAAAFEPYFGSALNATIASALLNAQGNLTFAQAKDTMRAAYRGNVALVDVRMLDKATSDPFAGWRSLALTNLKANYDDKGTDVDAARVTFSNFYGRVLLDAQGRLNLNDIVAKETGPAQSLTRDASKSEPVPLSPGVTPPAAAQAASAAAAQQASAPAAASATVVVKAAPAPQRPVRMHFGELVLQNGRVTYTDNFIKPNYTANLVAIKGTVGAFGTDSTTSAPVDVAANLAGNGPISIKGSVNPLIDKPALDLTATAHDIELTNLTPYSAKYAGYPITKGKLNVDLHYQLANDQLKANNHIFIDQLTFGDHIDNDTATKLPVKLAISLLKNTRGEIDVNLPVSGSLSNPEFSVGGLIWRALLNLIAKAVTSPFSLLAHAFGSGGEDLGYVEFAPGSAVLTDAQQKKLDTVVKMLTEKPSIRLDLIGRVDADKDTPGLRTAYVDRLVRQQKLKDVVGQGESIDPMTVNVEPGEYDKYLTRAYKAADFKKPRNLIGLQKTLPEADMKKALAEHAPADDNALRALAQQRAQAVRQYLDGKIDAKRVFVVAPKLDAKGIEDKGATTRVDFGLQ comes from the coding sequence ATGGCAAGCCCAGATAAAGAAATCCCTTCCACGACCCTCCATGCCCTCGGCGGCGTCGCCCGCTCGCGCCGCACGCGACGCATCGGCCTCGGTATCCTGATCTTCCTCGTGTTGTTCGGCCTGCTGGGATTCTTCGCGGCGCCGCCGCTGATCCGCCATATCGCTGAACAGCAACTGAGCAAGCAGCTCGACCGGCCCGCGACGATCCGGCGCATCGCGCTGAACCCGTACACGCTGAACCTCGAAGCCGACAGCATCCATGTCGGCGAGCACGGCGGACAGGGCGACTTCATCGACATTGCGAAGCTCGTCGTGCGGCCGTCGTGGACGTCGCTGTTTCGCGGTGCGCCGATCGTCAACGAGATCCGCCTCGATTCGCCGCGCTTTCGCATCGTCCGCTACGACGCGCAGCGCTTCAACTTCACCGACCTGATCGAGAAGTTCTCGACGCCGTCGAAGCCCGACAGCAAGCCGACGCTGTTCTCCGTGTCGAACATCCAGATCAACAACGGCCGGATCGATTTCGACGATCGGCTGCTGAACGAAAAGCACGTCGTCGACGAGTGGACGCTCGGCGTGCCGTATATCGCGACGCTGCCGTCGAAGACCGACATCTTCGTCGAACCGAAGCTGCGGATGCGGTTCGACGGCAGCCCGATCGCGATCGACGGCAAGACGAAGCCGTTCGCGCAGTCGCGCGAATCGGAAATCGCGCTGAAGTTCGATCGGCTCGACGTGCCGAAGCTGATCTCGTACGTCCCCGCGAAGTTGCCGGTCGCCGTGACGAGCGGCCTGCTGAGCAGCGATCTCTCGGTCAACTTCGTGATGAGCGGCGATACGCCCGCGCTGCGCGTGTCCGGCACGGTCGACCTGACCGACGCGAAGGTCACGGGCCCGGCGTCCGAGCCGCTGTTCGCCGCGCGCGGCGTGCACGTCGCGGCGGCCGGCCTCGAGCCGTTGCGCAATGCGATGCACTTCGACGAAATCCGGCTCGACCGGCCCGTGATCGACCTGTCGCGCGACAAGCAGGGCGTGCTGAACGTCGAAAAGCTCGCGGGCTCGCCGGCCGCCGCGCCGAAGGCGGCATCGGCCGCTGCCAACGGCGCCTCGCGCGCGGCGGCCGCCGCCGCGAGCACGCCCGCGGCGAGCGGCGCGCAGGCCGCGGACACGAAGACGCCGCCGCTCGACCTGACGATTCGTCATGTCGCGATCGGCGGCGGCACGGTGAACCTCGACGACCGCGTTCCCGCGACGCCGACCGCGCTGGCGCTGACGAAGCTCGCCGCGACGCTCGACGGTTTCGCGCTGCAACGCAAGACGCCCGCGAAATACACGCTGTCGACATCGCTGTCGCGCGGCGGCGACCTGAAGGCCGAAGGCACGGTCGACGTCGCGGCGAAGCAGGTCGACACGAAGCTCGTCGTCGATGCGCTCGCGCTCGCGCCGTTGCAGCCGTATCTCGGCGAGGCGACGCGCGCGCGCGTGCTCGACGGCGCGCTCGGCGCGACGATCAACGCGAAGGCCGACTGGGGCAAGACGCCGCTCGACGCGCAGGTCGCCGACAGCGAACTGAGCCTGAAGTCGCTGAAGCTCGCGACGCCCGATGCGAAGGCGCCGGCGATCGTGCTGCCCGACGCGCGCGCGAAGATCGCGAAGGTCGACGTGGCCGCGCGCACCGCCGAGATTGCGAGCGTCGACGCGCACGGGCTCGCGCTCGACGTGAAGCGTCTGAAGAACGGCAACATCGATCTCGCGGCGTTCGCGAGCCCCGCGCAGCCGGCGGTGCCGCAGCGCACGGTCGCGCGCAAGGCGCAGGCCGCCGCGCCGTCGTGGCACTACCGGATCGATGCGCTGAACGTGAAGGAGGCATCCGCGAACTTCACCGATCTGTCGACGCCGCGTCCGGTGAAGCTCGCGATCAAGCCGCTCGATCTGTCGGTGCAGAAGCTCGGCGACGACATGACGAAGCCGCTGCCCGTGCAGCTGAAGGCGACGCTGAATCGCAAGGGTTCGCTGAACGTCACGGGCGACGTGACCGCGCAGCCGCTGAAGATCGCGCTGAAGATCGACGGCAACCGCGTCGATGCGGCCGCGTTCGAGCCGTATTTCGGCAGCGCGTTGAACGCGACGATCGCGAGCGCGCTGCTCAACGCGCAGGGCAACCTGACGTTCGCGCAGGCGAAGGACACGATGCGCGCGGCCTATCGCGGCAACGTCGCGCTCGTCGACGTGCGGATGCTCGACAAGGCGACGTCCGATCCGTTCGCCGGCTGGCGCTCGCTCGCGCTGACGAACCTGAAGGCGAACTACGACGACAAGGGCACCGACGTCGACGCCGCACGCGTCACGTTCTCGAACTTCTACGGCCGCGTGCTGCTCGATGCGCAAGGGCGCCTGAACCTGAACGACATCGTCGCGAAGGAGACGGGCCCCGCGCAGTCGCTCACGCGCGATGCGAGCAAGAGCGAGCCGGTGCCGCTGTCGCCGGGCGTCACGCCGCCGGCCGCGGCGCAGGCCGCCTCGGCCGCGGCCGCGCAGCAGGCGTCGGCGCCGGCCGCCGCGTCGGCGACGGTGGTGGTCAAGGCGGCGCCCGCGCCGCAGCGTCCGGTGCGCATGCATTTCGGCGAGCTCGTGCTGCAGAACGGCCGTGTCACGTACACGGACAACTTCATCAAGCCGAACTACACGGCGAACCTCGTCGCGATCAAGGGGACCGTCGGGGCGTTCGGCACCGATTCGACGACGTCCGCGCCGGTCGACGTTGCCGCGAACCTCGCCGGCAACGGGCCGATCTCGATCAAGGGCTCGGTGAACCCGCTGATCGACAAGCCGGCGCTGGATCTCACGGCGACCGCCCACGACATCGAGCTGACCAACCTCACGCCGTATTCGGCGAAGTACGCGGGCTACCCGATCACGAAGGGCAAGCTCAACGTCGACCTGCACTACCAGCTCGCCAACGACCAGCTGAAGGCGAACAACCACATCTTCATCGACCAGCTGACGTTCGGCGACCACATCGACAACGACACCGCGACGAAGCTGCCGGTGAAGCTCGCGATCTCGCTGCTGAAGAACACGCGCGGCGAGATCGACGTGAACCTGCCGGTGTCCGGATCGCTGTCGAATCCCGAGTTCAGCGTCGGCGGGCTGATCTGGCGCGCGCTGCTGAACCTGATCGCGAAGGCCGTCACGTCGCCGTTCTCGCTGCTCGCGCATGCGTTCGGCAGCGGCGGCGAGGATCTCGGCTACGTCGAGTTCGCACCCGGCTCCGCGGTGCTGACCGATGCGCAGCAGAAGAAGCTCGACACGGTCGTGAAGATGCTGACCGAGAAGCCGTCGATCCGGCTCGACCTGATCGGCCGCGTCGATGCCGACAAGGACACGCCGGGGCTGCGCACCGCGTATGTCGACCGGCTCGTTCGTCAGCAGAAGCTGAAGGACGTCGTCGGGCAGGGCGAGAGCATCGACCCGATGACGGTGAACGTCGAGCCCGGCGAATACGACAAGTATCTGACGCGTGCCTACAAGGCGGCCGATTTCAAGAAGCCGCGCAACCTGATCGGCCTGCAGAAGACGCTGCCCGAAGCGGACATGAAAAAGGCGCTCGCCGAGCACGCACCGGCGGACGACAATGCGCTGCGCGCGCTCGCGCAGCAGCGCGCGCAGGCGGTGCGTCAGTATCTCGACGGCAAGATCGACGCGAAGCGCGTGTTCGTCGTCGCGCCGAAGCTCGATGCGAAGGGCATCGAGGACAAGGGCGCCACGACGCGCGTCGACTTCGGGCTGCAGTAA
- a CDS encoding heavy metal translocating P-type ATPase, protein MTESLASASLHTIELGVDGMHCGGCTGRVQRALGGVPGVVDATVDLERQAATITARETVEPARLVDAVGAAGYRATVRDAVAGSDAMAAQAKQDARPGAAATVLLDIDGMTCASCVSRVEKALAKVAGVTHASVNLAAERATVEASAEVSAARLVEAVEQAGYRATLIESAPAAVTSQPIDHKAAHSVELDIDGMTCASCVSRVEKALAKVAGVTHASVNLAAERATVEASAEVSAARLVEAVEQAGYRATLIESAPAAVTSQPIDHKAAHSVELDIDGMTCASCVSRVEKALAKVPGVTHASVNLATERATVEASADVSAARLVEAVEQAGYQATPVEPAPSAATSQPIDHKAAHSVELDIDGMTCASCVSRVEKALAKVPGVTHASVNLATERATVEASADVSAARLAEAVEQAGYRATPVESAPSPARSTSAEREATHSIDLDIGGMTCASCVSRVEKALEKVPGVTHASVNLATERASVRAAGPLDADALIAAVTNAGYHAAPAPAPSPAADAKAATSSIPAAPDRDARKRQEALRERNLVIASAVLSAPLVAPMLAAPLGIDAMLPGWLQLVLASIVQFGFGARFYRAAWHAVKARAGNMDLLVALGTSAAYGLSLWMLLRDPAHPGHLYFEASAVIVTLVRFGKWLEARAKRQTTDAIRALNALRPDRARIVDNGVERDVPLAQVRVGTIVSVRPGERLPVDGRVVSGRSHVDESLITGESLPVPKDDGDAVTAGSINGEGALVVETTAIGAETTLARIIRLVESAQAEKAPIQRLVDRVSAVFVPAILGIAVLTLVGWLLAGAGAETAILNAVAVLVIACPCALGLATPAAIMAGTGVAARHGVLIKDAQALELAQRATVIAFDKTGTLTEGKPSVTAFDPVDLPRDDALALAAAVQRHSDHPLARAVVAAYDAQRNAQAAPVATDARAVAGRGVEARVDGRLLALGSTRWRDELGIVVPPALDARAAELERAGNTISWLMHADAPRAAIALIAFGDTVKPGARDAIAALADRHVASVLVTGDNRGSAAAVAAALGIGEVHAQVLPDDKARVVASLKREHGGVVAMVGDGINDAPALAAADVGIAMATGTDVAMHTAGITLMRGDPALVADAIDISKRTYRKIQQNLFWAFVYNLIGVPLAALGWLNPVIAGAAMAFSSVSVVTNALLLRRWKGRAR, encoded by the coding sequence ATGACTGAATCACTCGCATCCGCGTCGCTGCATACGATCGAACTGGGTGTCGACGGCATGCACTGCGGCGGCTGCACCGGACGGGTGCAGCGCGCGCTGGGCGGCGTGCCGGGCGTCGTCGACGCGACGGTCGACCTGGAGCGGCAGGCGGCCACGATTACCGCTCGCGAGACTGTGGAGCCGGCGCGGCTCGTCGATGCGGTCGGCGCCGCGGGTTATCGCGCGACCGTGCGCGACGCCGTCGCGGGAAGCGATGCGATGGCGGCGCAGGCGAAGCAAGATGCGCGACCCGGGGCGGCGGCGACGGTCTTGCTCGACATTGACGGGATGACGTGTGCGTCCTGTGTGTCGCGTGTCGAAAAGGCCTTGGCGAAGGTGGCAGGCGTCACGCACGCGTCGGTCAACCTCGCAGCCGAACGCGCGACCGTCGAAGCGTCCGCCGAGGTTTCCGCCGCGCGGCTCGTCGAGGCAGTCGAACAGGCAGGCTATCGCGCGACGCTCATCGAATCGGCTCCGGCGGCCGTGACATCCCAACCGATCGACCATAAAGCTGCGCACAGCGTCGAACTCGACATCGATGGAATGACCTGCGCATCCTGCGTATCGCGTGTCGAAAAGGCCTTGGCGAAGGTGGCAGGCGTCACGCACGCGTCGGTCAACCTCGCAGCCGAACGCGCGACCGTCGAAGCGTCCGCCGAGGTTTCCGCCGCGCGGCTCGTCGAGGCAGTCGAACAGGCAGGCTATCGCGCGACGCTCATCGAATCGGCTCCGGCGGCCGTGACATCCCAACCGATCGACCATAAAGCTGCGCACAGCGTCGAACTCGACATCGATGGAATGACCTGCGCATCCTGCGTATCGCGTGTCGAAAAGGCGTTGGCGAAGGTGCCAGGCGTCACGCATGCGTCGGTCAACCTCGCAACCGAACGCGCGACCGTCGAAGCGTCCGCCGACGTTTCCGCCGCGCGGCTCGTCGAAGCGGTCGAACAGGCCGGCTATCAGGCTACGCCCGTCGAACCAGCTCCATCGGCCGCAACGTCCCAACCGATCGACCATAAAGCTGCGCACAGCGTCGAACTCGACATCGATGGAATGACCTGCGCATCCTGCGTATCGCGTGTCGAAAAGGCGTTGGCGAAGGTGCCAGGCGTCACGCATGCGTCCGTCAACCTCGCAACCGAACGCGCGACCGTCGAAGCGTCCGCCGACGTTTCCGCCGCGCGGCTCGCCGAAGCGGTCGAACAGGCCGGCTATCGTGCGACGCCCGTCGAATCGGCTCCGTCGCCCGCACGCTCGACCTCCGCGGAGCGCGAAGCCACGCACAGCATCGACCTCGACATCGGCGGCATGACCTGCGCGTCCTGCGTATCGCGCGTCGAAAAGGCGCTGGAGAAAGTGCCGGGCGTCACGCACGCGTCGGTCAATCTCGCGACCGAACGCGCGTCGGTCCGGGCCGCCGGCCCGCTCGACGCCGACGCGCTGATCGCGGCGGTCACGAACGCCGGCTACCACGCGGCACCCGCGCCAGCGCCCTCACCCGCAGCCGACGCGAAGGCCGCCACTTCGTCCATCCCCGCCGCACCCGACCGCGACGCGCGCAAGCGTCAGGAAGCACTGCGCGAGCGCAATCTCGTGATCGCGTCGGCCGTGCTGAGCGCGCCGCTCGTCGCGCCGATGCTCGCCGCGCCGCTCGGCATCGACGCGATGCTGCCCGGCTGGCTGCAGCTCGTCCTCGCATCGATCGTCCAATTCGGCTTCGGCGCGCGCTTCTACCGCGCCGCATGGCATGCGGTGAAGGCGCGCGCCGGCAACATGGACCTGCTGGTCGCGCTCGGCACGTCGGCTGCGTATGGCCTCAGCCTGTGGATGCTGCTGCGCGACCCGGCGCATCCGGGCCATTTGTACTTCGAGGCGTCCGCCGTCATCGTCACGCTCGTGCGTTTCGGCAAGTGGCTCGAAGCGCGCGCGAAGCGTCAGACGACCGATGCGATCCGCGCGCTCAACGCGCTGCGGCCCGATCGCGCGCGCATCGTCGACAACGGTGTCGAGCGCGACGTGCCGCTCGCGCAGGTGCGTGTCGGCACGATCGTCAGCGTGCGGCCGGGCGAGCGCCTGCCGGTCGACGGGCGCGTCGTGTCGGGCCGCTCGCATGTCGACGAATCGCTGATCACGGGCGAAAGCCTGCCCGTTCCGAAGGACGACGGCGACGCCGTCACGGCCGGCTCGATCAACGGCGAAGGCGCGCTCGTCGTCGAGACGACCGCGATCGGCGCGGAAACGACGCTCGCGCGCATCATCCGCCTCGTCGAATCCGCGCAGGCGGAAAAGGCGCCGATCCAGCGCCTCGTCGATCGCGTCAGTGCCGTGTTCGTGCCGGCGATCCTCGGCATCGCGGTGCTGACGCTCGTCGGCTGGCTGCTCGCCGGCGCCGGCGCGGAAACCGCGATCCTCAACGCCGTTGCCGTGCTCGTCATCGCGTGCCCGTGCGCGCTCGGCCTCGCGACGCCTGCCGCGATCATGGCCGGCACCGGTGTCGCCGCGCGGCACGGCGTGCTGATCAAGGACGCGCAGGCGCTCGAACTCGCGCAGCGCGCGACCGTGATCGCATTCGACAAGACCGGCACGCTGACCGAGGGCAAGCCCTCCGTCACGGCTTTCGACCCGGTCGACCTGCCGCGCGACGACGCGCTCGCGCTCGCGGCGGCCGTGCAGCGACACAGCGACCATCCGCTCGCGCGCGCAGTCGTCGCCGCGTATGACGCGCAGCGCAACGCGCAGGCCGCGCCCGTCGCGACGGACGCACGCGCGGTGGCCGGACGCGGCGTCGAAGCGCGTGTCGACGGCCGACTGCTCGCGCTCGGCAGCACGCGCTGGCGCGACGAGCTCGGCATCGTCGTGCCGCCCGCGCTCGACGCGCGCGCGGCCGAGCTCGAGCGCGCGGGCAACACGATTTCGTGGTTGATGCACGCCGATGCGCCGCGCGCCGCGATCGCGCTGATCGCGTTCGGCGATACCGTGAAGCCCGGCGCGCGGGACGCGATTGCCGCGCTCGCCGACCGGCACGTCGCGAGCGTGCTCGTCACCGGCGACAATCGCGGCAGCGCGGCGGCCGTGGCTGCGGCGCTCGGCATCGGCGAAGTGCATGCGCAGGTGCTGCCGGACGACAAGGCGCGCGTCGTCGCGTCGCTCAAGCGCGAGCACGGCGGCGTGGTCGCGATGGTCGGCGACGGAATCAACGATGCGCCCGCGCTGGCCGCAGCGGACGTCGGGATCGCCATGGCGACCGGCACCGACGTCGCGATGCATACGGCCGGCATCACGCTGATGCGCGGCGACCCGGCGCTCGTCGCCGACGCGATCGACATCTCGAAACGGACGTACCGGAAGATTCAGCAGAACCTGTTCTGGGCCTTCGTGTACAACCTGATCGGCGTGCCGCTCGCGGCGCTCGGCTGGCTGAATCCCGTGATTGCGGGCGCGGCGATGGCGTTCTCGAGCGTCAGCGTCGTGACGAACGCGTTGCTGCTGAGGAGATGGAAAGGACGCGCGCGGTGA
- a CDS encoding MgtC/SapB family protein — protein sequence MLGNLELVMRLVLAAALGSVIGFERERLSWAAGLRTHMLVCVGSALIMIVSAFGFADVLGREHVELDPSRMAAQVVSGIGFLGAGSILLRGEIVRGLTTAASLWSVAAVGLAVGGGLYVGAIAATIIILIILAGLKPLERRYFTVRQRRQLALTVLGGTLTFDSLHAALGPDSARVKQFIVQRADETGEHDDVRIALARVSDLEFRAICDKLRALPGVTRFDDGQGASGDE from the coding sequence ATGCTAGGCAACCTTGAACTCGTGATGCGGCTCGTGCTTGCCGCGGCGCTCGGCAGCGTGATCGGCTTCGAGCGCGAACGGCTGTCGTGGGCGGCGGGGCTGCGTACGCACATGCTGGTGTGCGTCGGCTCGGCGCTGATCATGATCGTGTCGGCGTTCGGCTTCGCGGACGTGCTCGGTCGCGAACATGTCGAGCTCGATCCGTCGCGGATGGCCGCGCAGGTCGTGTCGGGGATCGGCTTTCTCGGCGCGGGGTCGATCCTGCTGCGCGGCGAGATCGTGCGCGGGCTGACGACGGCCGCGAGCCTGTGGTCGGTCGCGGCCGTGGGGCTCGCGGTCGGCGGCGGGCTGTACGTCGGGGCGATTGCCGCGACGATCATCATCCTGATCATTCTGGCCGGCCTCAAGCCGCTCGAGCGGCGCTACTTCACGGTGCGGCAGCGGCGCCAGCTCGCGTTGACGGTGCTGGGCGGCACGCTGACCTTCGATTCGCTGCATGCGGCGCTGGGCCCCGATAGCGCGCGCGTGAAGCAGTTCATCGTGCAGCGCGCGGACGAAACCGGCGAACACGACGACGTGCGCATTGCGCTGGCGCGCGTATCGGATCTCGAATTTCGCGCGATTTGCGACAAGCTGCGCGCGCTGCCGGGGGTGACGCGCTTCGACGACGGGCAGGGCGCGTCGGGCGATGAATAA
- a CDS encoding DUF1254 domain-containing protein: MIEHLRESLSLRRACASLAMAALLAGCASQPDAIQRKTGWMRTEVADSYVYAYPLVLMDVAKDAATGGDGAQPGQAPLNTLRHAQALPPVGAVNPPLPGVDTLDSTGWLDVAAEPVIVTLPDTRGRYWDARALDMWTNVLWSASSAAARGGRRSQTIAFVAKDWQGTLPKGAVRVDVPTRYAWLEVRLQTSGGRDLTAVKKLQRAMRIVPLSVYTGDARGASVAVHTGSAPADALTGGTPAEQVAALDPKAFFTRFARALQDNPAPDDDPHAQQLLDDIGVSAGNPVQWTGDRLTAATAGVDEGRARLTAPPPNLLSANGWSWIGDTAGKYGQDYALRAYAAYTQFGTATRDDETIAIVRVDSDGQPLNGANRYVLHFAPGALPPVRGFWTLTPYTPGGALPDVGSARRSLGDRDRLRRNHDGSVDIVVSAVPGGARAANWLPAPRADFALALRLYAPKPQATDGSWMPPAVVRK; the protein is encoded by the coding sequence ATGATTGAACACCTTCGAGAATCCCTTTCTCTGCGGCGCGCGTGCGCGTCGCTCGCCATGGCGGCGCTGCTCGCGGGATGCGCGTCGCAACCGGACGCGATCCAGCGCAAGACGGGCTGGATGCGTACGGAAGTCGCCGATTCCTATGTCTATGCGTATCCGCTCGTGCTGATGGACGTCGCGAAAGACGCCGCGACAGGCGGCGACGGCGCGCAACCCGGCCAGGCGCCGCTGAACACGCTGCGTCACGCGCAGGCGCTGCCGCCGGTCGGTGCGGTGAATCCGCCGCTGCCGGGCGTCGATACGCTCGACTCGACCGGCTGGCTCGACGTCGCGGCCGAGCCGGTGATCGTCACGCTGCCCGACACGCGCGGCCGGTACTGGGATGCGCGCGCGCTCGACATGTGGACCAACGTGCTGTGGTCGGCCTCGAGCGCGGCGGCGCGCGGCGGCCGCCGGTCGCAAACGATTGCCTTCGTCGCGAAGGACTGGCAGGGCACGCTGCCGAAGGGTGCGGTGCGGGTCGACGTGCCGACGCGCTATGCGTGGCTCGAAGTACGACTGCAGACGAGCGGCGGACGCGACCTCACGGCCGTGAAGAAACTGCAGCGCGCGATGCGCATCGTGCCGCTGTCGGTCTACACGGGCGACGCGCGCGGCGCCTCGGTCGCCGTTCATACGGGCAGTGCACCGGCCGACGCGCTGACGGGCGGCACGCCGGCCGAACAGGTCGCCGCGCTCGATCCGAAGGCGTTCTTCACGCGCTTTGCGCGTGCGCTGCAGGACAACCCGGCGCCGGACGACGATCCGCACGCGCAGCAGCTGCTCGACGACATCGGCGTGTCGGCCGGCAATCCGGTGCAGTGGACGGGCGACCGGCTGACGGCCGCGACGGCCGGCGTCGACGAGGGGCGCGCGCGGCTCACGGCGCCGCCGCCGAATCTGCTGAGCGCGAACGGCTGGAGCTGGATCGGCGATACGGCCGGCAAGTACGGGCAGGACTATGCGCTGCGCGCGTATGCGGCCTATACGCAGTTCGGCACCGCGACGCGCGACGACGAGACGATCGCGATCGTCCGCGTCGACAGCGACGGCCAGCCGCTGAACGGCGCGAACCGCTACGTGCTGCATTTCGCGCCGGGCGCATTGCCGCCGGTGCGCGGCTTCTGGACGCTCACGCCGTACACGCCGGGCGGCGCGCTGCCCGACGTCGGCTCCGCGCGCCGTTCGCTCGGCGATCGCGACCGGCTGCGCCGCAACCACGACGGATCGGTCGACATCGTCGTGTCGGCGGTGCCGGGCGGCGCGCGCGCGGCGAACTGGCTGCCCGCGCCGCGCGCCGATTTCGCGCTCGCGCTGCGGCTGTATGCGCCGAAGCCGCAGGCCACCGACGGATCGTGGATGCCGCCGGCCGTCGTGCGCAAGTGA
- a CDS encoding GNAT family N-acetyltransferase, translating into MLQMRPMTAGEFRAYRARAIEGYARDLVASGQNPTDDAAPRAQRCFDTLLPDGLSTPGQTLVSLVDSTSGETVGDLWYAIVTEGPHRTLFIYDLDIVPSRRRQGWATRVLEALEAEARRYGVTEIGLSVFNHNVAARALYRACGFVPITTTLIKPVVSS; encoded by the coding sequence ATGCTGCAGATGCGGCCGATGACGGCCGGCGAATTCCGCGCCTACCGCGCGCGTGCGATCGAAGGCTACGCGCGCGATCTCGTTGCCTCCGGCCAGAACCCGACCGACGACGCCGCGCCGCGTGCGCAGCGCTGCTTCGATACGTTGCTGCCGGACGGCCTGTCGACCCCCGGCCAGACGCTCGTCTCGCTCGTCGATTCGACGAGCGGCGAGACGGTCGGCGACCTCTGGTATGCGATCGTGACGGAAGGGCCGCATCGCACGCTGTTCATCTACGACCTCGATATCGTGCCGTCGCGGCGCCGCCAAGGCTGGGCGACGCGCGTGCTCGAGGCGCTCGAGGCCGAGGCGCGCCGCTATGGCGTGACCGAAATCGGGCTCTCGGTGTTCAATCACAACGTCGCGGCGCGCGCGCTCTATCGCGCGTGCGGCTTCGTGCCGATCACGACGACGCTGATCAAGCCGGTCGTGTCGAGCTAG